The genomic region ATTATCATTGAGAATCAGTTTAGAATTATTCTAAAGTGTTCTTCCTTTACAGAATCAAGTACAGGAGAAATTCAGGGGAAGCCCTGTTCAGATATAATAGGCGCTTTTTCGTTTTCGACAACAAACATCAATTTAATCAATGGAGGGAAACAATACACATGGCTACGAATTTCGTCATTGAAGGTCTGAAAGCGACGATCGAAGGTAAGGAAATCCTGAAAGGCATCAACCTGGAAATGAAAGGTGGAGAAATCCACGCAATCATGGGACCGAACGGAACAGGTAAATCCACTCTGGCTTCTGCATTGATGGGTCACCCTAAATATGAAGTAACAGACGGTACAATTACACTTGATGGTGAAGATGTATTGGATATGGCTGTAGATGAGCGCGCACGTGCAGGTCTCTTCCTGGCTATGCAATACCCAAGTGAAATTGCAGGTGTTACGAACTCCGACTTCTTGCGTAGTGCAATCAATGCACGTCGCGGCGAAGGTAACGAGATCTCCCTGATCAAGTTCATTCGTCAAATGGAAGGTAAAATGAAAGAACTCGACATGAACCCTGAGTTCGCTCACCGTTACCTGAATGAAGGTTTCTCCGGTGGTGAGAAAAAACGTAACGAAATTCTGCAAATGATGCTGCTTGATCCGAAAATCGTAGTACTTGATGAAATTGACTCCGGTCTGGACATCGATGCTTTGAAAATCGTTGCAAACGGCGTAAACGCAATGAAGAGCGAAGATCGTGGTTTCTTGATCATCACTCACTATCAACGCCTGCTTAACTACATTACTCCTGACTATGTACACGTTATGATGCAAGGTCGTATCGTGAAATCCGGCGGACCTGAACTGGCACACCGTCTGGAAGCTGAAGGATATGACTGGGTTAAGGAAGAACTGGGAATTACAGACGAAACTGTAGGTCAAGAAGCGTAAAGACAAAACGGAGGAGGATTAATCAATGACTACACAAACAATTCTTCCGGTTGAATCTGAAGCGCTTCGCGCCTTGTCGGAAAGCAACAATGAACCCGGCTGGTTGACCGAACAGCGGCTCGAAGCTTTGAAGCTTGCGAGCGGGCTTGCGCTTCCTAAACTGGAAAAACAAAAAATCGAACGCTGGAATGTCAGCGAGTACGGAACATATAAAGCAAGTGAAGCTATTTCTTCTTTGACAGAAGTACCTGCTTCCATTAAAGATCTGGTTCAGGATCAAGCTGAAGGCAGCCTGGTTATCCAGCGCAATTCCGGTACGGTCTACTCCAAGGTGTCTGCTGATCTGGCGGCAAAAGGAGTTATTTTTACGGATCTGGCTACAGCGGTTCGCGAACATGGCGATCTGGTAAAACCATATTTGAACACAGCAGTGAAAGCAGATGAGCATTCCCTGGCTGCATTGCATGCGGCACTTTGGAATGGCGGGGTTTTCCTGTATGTTCCGAAAAATGTGGAAATTGAAGTACCACTGCAAGCAGTGCTGCTTACGGATGATGCATCTGCAACGTTTGCACCTCACGTGCTTGTTGTTGCTGAAGCAAACAGCTCTGTAACTTATGTAGATAACTATGTATCTGGCGAACTGTCCGCACCTGTTTTCCACAACGGTGTTGTAGAAGTATTTGCAAAATCCGGTGCTAAAGTACGTTTCGCATCAGTTCATCAACTGAGTGTGAATGTGACTGACGTTTCCTTCCGTCGTGCAGTGTTGGAGAATGATGCTTCCATCGAGTGGATTGTGGGCGAAATGAATAACGGCGATACAGCGAGCAACACGATGACCGTGCTCAAAGGCAATGGATCAAGTTCTGATTCCAAAGTCATCGCTGTAGGTTCCGGTTCACAGAAAATCAACTACACCACAGAAGCTCGTCACTTCGGCAAGAATACGCCAAGCCAGATGATTACACGTGCAGTTATGCGTGAAGAAGCTTCTGCAATCATTAACGGGATCACGAAGATTGAGAAAGGCGCTACCAAAGCCGATGGACAGCAGACAGAGAAAGTATTGATGCTGAGCCCTAAAGCACGTGGAGACGCCAACCCAATCCTTCTTATTGACGAGGATGATGTAACAGCAGGTCACGCGGCTTCTGTTGGTCAAGTCAATGCCGAGCAGATTCATTACTTGATGTCGCGCGGAATTAACCGTACGGATGCCGAACGCTTGATCATTTACGGCTTCTTGGCTCCGGTGGTGGCGGATATTCCTCTGGAAGCACTGCGTACCCAATTGCAGTCTCTCATTGAACGGAAACTCGGACAATGAACCCGTCCATTCGCGAGCAGTTCCCGATCCTCCACCAGGAAATTAACGGACACCCGCTCGTATATTTAGATAGTGCTGCAACTTCACAGAAGCCTCATGCTGTGATTGAAGCAGTCAAACATTATTATGAGTATGAGAACTCCAACGTGCATCGCGGTGTTCATACCCTTGGAAGCCGTGCAACGGACGCCTATGAAGGCGCACGTGAGAAGGTAGCCAAGTTTATCAATGCCCGCCGTACACAGGAAATTATCTTCACCCGCGGGACAACGACAGCCCTGAATCTGGTGGCTTCATCGTATGCCCGCGCCAATTGCAAAGAAGGCGATGAAATTGTTATCACGCAAATGGAGCACCATAGTAATCTGATTCCTTGGCAGCAGGTTGCCAAGGAGACAGGTGCAACATTGAAATACATCCCGCTCCAGCCTGACGGTCATATTGAATTGGCTGACGTGGAGAAGACGATTACGAACAATACTAAAATTGTAGCAATTGCTTATGTATCCAATGTTATGGGACTAATCCATCCTGTGAAACAAATTGCTGAAATTGCACATCGCAATGGTGCTGTCATCGTTGTAGATGGCGCACAAAGCACACCTCACATGAAGGTGGACGTTCAGGATCTGGACTGTGATTTCTATGCATTATCCGGTCACAAAATGTGCGGACCAACCGGAATCGGTGCACTCTACGGCAAAAAGGCGCTGCTGGAGTCCATGGAACCCATTGAGTTCGGCGGTGAAATGATCGATGATGTAGGTCTGTACGAATCCAACTGGAAAGAGCTTCCTTGGAAGTTCGAAGGCGGAACCCCAATTATCGCAGGTGCGGTAGGCTTGGGAGCTGCCATTGATTTTCTGGAGCAGATTGGTATGGATGAAATTGCACATCATGAAAGTGTGCTAGCAGCTTATGCGACGGAACGTCTGTCCGAAATTGATGGGTTAACGATCTATGGCCCAGCTAAGCGGCATGTGGGTGTCGTTACTTTTAACCTAGGTGATGTTCATCCGCATGATGTGGCAACTGTGCTTGATGCGAGTGGCGTAGCCATTCGTGCCGGACACCATTGCTGTCAACCGCTAATGCGCTGGCTTGAAGTTAGCTCAACAGCTCGTGCCAGCTTCTATCTATACAATAACGAACAAGATGTAGATCGGCTTGTCAGCGCCTTAATCCAGACAAAGGAGTATTTTGGCGATGCAACTTGATGATCTGTACAGACGTGTTATAATGGACCACTACAAAAACCCGCGTAACCGCGGAACATTTGATAATGACGCTGTTACGGTGAATTTGAACAATCCAACGTGCGGCGACCGGATTTCACTGCAAATTTTGCTGAAAGACGGAATCGTTCAGGAAGCTAAATATACGGGTGAAGGCTGCTCCATCAGCATGTCCTCGGCATCGATGATGACAGAGGCTGTCAAAGGCAAAACGATGGAACAGGCACTCGATATCGCTAACCGTTTTTCCTCACTGATGAAAGGTGAAGAAGTCGATTTCGACGATTATGAAGATCTCGAAGCCCTATCCGGTGTGAACAAGTTCCCTGCACGCATCAAATGTGCCACTCTGGCCTGGAATGCATTACGCAAAGGGATTGACGAAGAGAACAAAGTACAATAACGATAGGGAGGTAGAGCAAGATGGCTAAAAAAGCACCAGAAATGGAAGAGTACAAATATGGTTTCCGCGACGAGCACAAATCCATCTTTCAAACCGGTAAAGGTCTGACTGCAGAAGTGGTTACCGAGATTTCCAAGATTAAGAATGAACCGGATTGGATGTTGGAATTCCGTCTGAAATCTTTGAAACAATTCGAAAAGATGCCAATGCCGAAATGGGGCGGAGATCTCGACGGATTGGATTTCAATGAAATTCAGTACTACGTTCGTGCTTCTGAAAAACAAGGTAAAACATGGGAGGAAGTTCCTTCCGAAATCAAGGAAACCTTTGATAAATTGGGTATCCCTGAAGCAGAGCAAAAGTTCCTTGCAGGTGTATCGGCTCAGTATGAGTCCGAGGTTGTCTACCACAACATGCAAAAGGAATTGGAAGACCAAGGTGTAATCTTCATGGATACGGATACGGCTCTCAGAGAGCATCCGGAAATCCTGCGTGAATATTTTGCAACGGTTATTCCGCCAGCAGATAACAAATTTGCTGCACTGAATAGTGCGGTATGGTCCGGAGGAAGCTTCATCTACGTGCCTAAGGGCGTTAAATGTGAAGTGCCTTTGCAAGCCTACTTCCGGATTAACTCCGAAAATATGGGACAATTCGAGCGTACACTCATCATTGCGGACGAAGACAGCTTCGTTCACTATGTAGAGGGCTGTACAGCTCCGATCTACAGCACGAACTCACTGCACAGTGCGGTCGTTGAGATTGTTTGTAAGAAAAATGCACGTGTTCGTTACACAACGATTCAAAACTGGGCACCAAACATCTACAACCTCGTAACTAAACGTGCGGTTGCAGAAGAAAATGCAACGATGGAATGGGTCGATGGTAACATCGGTTCCAAACTGACGATGAAATATCCAGCGGTTGTACTGAAAGGCCGTGGAGCTAAAGGTTCCGTACTCTCCATCGCTGTAGCTGGTAAAAACCAGCATCAGGACGCAGGTGCGAAAATGATCCACTTGGCTCCGGATACAACATCTACGATTGTATCCAAGTCCATCAGTAAACATGGTGGTAAAGTAACGTACCGTGGTTTGGCTTCCTTTGGACGTCAAGCGGAGGGCGCGAAATCCAATATCAAGTGTGATACGCTCATTCTCGATAATGAGTCCACATCGGATACAATTCCTTACAATGAAATCATGAATGATAACATCATGCTGGAGCATGAAGCTACAGTATCCAAAGTGTCCGAGGATCAGCTCTTCTACTTGATGAGCCGCGGTCTGACGGATGCAGAAGCTACACAGATGATCATCATGGGCTTCATTGAGCCATTCACGAAGGAATTGCCAATGGAATACGCTGTTGAGATGAATAGATTGATCAAATTCGAAATGGAAGGTTCTATTGGTTAATCCTTGTAATACAAGGATTGTCTAGTATTAGGGACGCACGCGACCTGAATCCGACCTGAATTAATTCATGCAACGCTGATGAAGATCGAGGGGAGTTCCCCTCGGTCTTTTTCTTTTTGTGTGGAAACAGAATTTCCTTTTAAACATGTAATTAGGGGATAATAACAAATGTTCTATTTATACAAATGAAGCGAGCACATTTATTCTTCTCATAATGAATGTTACATATATTTGAATAGATTCAAATATGAGGAGGTATATGATGCGAAGAAGTATAGTCAAAAAGGGAGCATCCTTGGTATTGTCTGCGGTTGTTGCCTTTACGATCTCTCCATTATTTTCACCAACGGCAAGTGCAGCAGAAGGTGGAACGGTAACCGGTTCATTCAATGTACTTAGTTACAACGTAGGTGGTCTTCCGGATCTGGTATCCAGTTCGAACCCGAAGGAGTACACCGTTCAGATTTCTCCCAAATTAAATGACTATGACATCATTAATGTACAAGAGGATTTTAATTATCATAATGAGCTGATATCTCAAGTCACTCTACCGTATTTAACGAAAACAAGCGGAATTGCCGGTTTTGGCAGTGGGTTGAACAGTTTATCCAAATATCCATTCCATGACCTGAAGCGTATTACCTGGGATAAGAGATCGGGTCTTTTTGACAATGGAAGTGATGAATTGACTCCGAAAGGATTCACCGCAGTTACTTATGAGATTGCACCTCAGGTGAAAGTAGACGTATACAATTTGCACGCGGACGCAGGTGGCGACGATAAGTCGCTTGAGGCCAGACGAGATAATATCAGACAGCTCTCCAACTACATCAAGGAGCACTCGGACGGGAACGCGGTTATCGTATTCGGGGATACCAATGCACGGTACACTCGTGCTGCTGACAATATAGAGTTGCTCATGTCCGAGAATGGTTTAAGAGATCCGTGGATCGATTTGATTCGAGGTGGGAGCATTCCTGCTGATGGAGATGCCCTTATGGATGCAACCCATTTAAATGGTCCGAACTATGAGATTGTGGACAAAATTTTGTATCGAGGAAGCAAAGCATTGTCACTTAATGCGCAGAGCTACCGTTTGGAAAATCAAACGTTTGTTGATCCGAGTGGAAAGCAACTCTCCGATCATTATCCGATTACAGCGGAATTCGTGTACAGTACATCTCCAAAGTACCAACTTAGTTCAACGATTGGAGGGTCCGGGGGAACTGGTTTTAATGATCTCAATCAGATTCCAGATGCCATACCCAGCTCTGTAGTGCTTAACTCGGGCAACCGTGTAGATGGCATTTCAACGTTATATGGGGATGGAACGAACCTGACACATGGCGGCCAATCGAACATTGCCACACTGAACCTGGCAGACGGAGAGTACTTAACTCAGGCTACAATTGGTCAGGGGACACGTAATGGAGATAAACGGATCTTTTTCGTGGAGTTGTCCACCAATCTTGGAAATAAAATTGAAGGCGGACAAAAGACCTCGGATGAAATCAAACTTGAGGCACCAGCTGGTTGGTATATCGCCGGGTTTTATGGAAGAGCAGGACAGGAGTTGGATCAACTAGGTGTCATATACCGACCTCTGAATTAAAGTGAGTAGTGGTTAAAATGAAATAATAATATATACATCTCATAGAGTGTTCATAATGGCATAGCGCGCCGCTTGGAATATGTGTTGGAGAGACCACAAGGTTTTCCCCAATGCTATTCTGAGCGGTGTTTTTTTGTAATAAAATAAGACCAATAGCACAAGCCATTTCATAGATTTAAGCATCTAATGATAGAAAAGGATGTGATTGTATGAGCGTGAACCCTTTCGAGGGATATCGGATTACAAGTTCATTCGGCTATCGGATTCATCCCATTCATGGTGGACAGACGTTTCATCGCGGAATTGATCTCGTGACAGAGCCATGGAATGGTCCCGTATATGCATTTATGGAGGGTAGGGTACGTTTTGCTTCCGAGGGAGTTACAGGCTCTGGATTCGGCGGTTACGGGCTTACAGTAGCACTTCAGGATCATCGAGGCTATTTACATTGTTATGCGCACCTTTCGCGTATTGCTGTGACTGTCGGACAACGAGTAAAGCGAGGTCAGCTTATCGGTAATCAGGGAAGCACGGGTCAGAGCACCGGCCCGCATGTACATTATGAGATTCGTAAAACAAGTGCGCCATCGTACGGGTATACAGCCAGTGAAGATGGTGTGACGGAACCGGGAGCATATCTACAGGCCGAATACGGAACTGCATCTCAGGAACAGGAGGCTCCGCCGATGACCACTGAGCAGAAGAGAATGTTTGAAGCTATGCAGAAGACGCTGGAGATTCAGGGAGGATGGATTCAGCAACAGAAGCAACTTTCCAATATGGCTTGTCCCACATGGGCGCAGGAAGCGTTTGACTATTATCGACCGTATATTATGAACGACACAGGCAGTTATGAATTTTGGCGATTACTCGTCATCATGTACCGCAAGGAAAAGGGCATTCAGGTTCATTCGGATTCCGACATATAGATCCCTGCAAAGAACAGGGAGTAACAAAAGATTGATCCACTCAGGGAGATGCAGGCAGACAACCATTTATCGAATATTGCCTGTTCGCCCGGTTCGTCTGGCGTGGAGTGTCATATGTTAGGGTATACCTGATGAAGAGGAGGCAATCACATGAGCGAAGTAGGATATGGCTGTGGGGGCAACGTAGGCGGAGTAGGCGGCGTTGGTGGATACAATATGTTCACAAACACTGGTGCGATCTTGGTACTGTTCATTCTGTTGGTTATCATCACGAAAGCATTCTGCGTGTAATCCAACATGAACGAATCGAGATAGACAAAAGGGAAGCCGCGATGGCTTCCCTTTTTACATATGCCAACCTATACGTTGGTTATTCAAGCTAATGTTTGTTCCTTCGTATGCATGCCTGCGTGCTGTGCAAAAATGAACCTAATGGCTTGTTGCATGCTTACTGTACATAGATTTCAACGATAGCAATATCTCTTTCCTTCGCTAAATCAATAAAGGCCGTAGAGGTCTGAACGAGTGGTCGGAAATAATCTGCAGGATTATTCATGACAATGAGTCCCGTCTGACCCGTGGTGAGCAGAACCCTTTTACCGATAAAATTAGGTAGCATGTGTTTGATCAGTTCCTGTGTTGCTTCACCATTTAACTGACCGAAGCTAAGGCTGTACAATTCGCACAGAACAGAGATAAGCTCCTGTTTGGTCTGATACACCCGATTGGTCGTCATGGCGCTGTATACGTCCGCTACAGCCGTTATACGGGCATATGGATGGATCTCGTCGCCTCGCAGTCCATGTGGATAACCACTTCCGTCCTCGCGCTCATGGTGCTGAAGGGCAACTGTTGCCAGAATTTCATCCTGCGTGGATTCTTTAATAATATCGTATCCATAGAACGTGTGTTTCTTCATTTCATCGAATTCTTCCGTGGTCAATTTACCCGGTTTATGTAACATTTCAGAAGGAATCTTGGACTTTCCGATATCATGAAGATATCCTGCTTTGGCTACCGTTAGACATTCCTCTGGGTTGTAGCCCATCCAGCCGGCGATATAAAAAGCGAGCATTCCGACTTGCAATGAATGGTTGTAGGTATAATCGCTATCCCCGTCCAGCATAAGCAACAAGGAGACAACATCTTTTTGTTTTTCCAGCTGTCCCGTTAGGGTAATTAAAATCTCATCGACCTGTGTCTCATCAATAAAACCCTTCTCCATCGCTTGCTGAAATAGAGATTCAGTACCTTTGATCGTATCGTTAAACAGATTAGTTAACAGACGGGTTTGATCGGAAGGTAAGGTTTGTTCATCAGAGTGTAGGTCGGATGTTGTATGTTCTACATCTGCGTAATCGATTCCATGTTGCAGCAGCTTGGATAGGTCATCTTCACTGAGGGTGGAACCTTTCATCAGCATGTGGAGACCCGAACTGTTGTATACATCATTTTTTAACAGGTCACCAGGTTTAAGATCAGTAACATGCACTCTCACGTATAAACCACCTTTTCCTCGACTAATATCGACACATATCATTATAATAACAAGAAAAAAATGGGTTGACAACGACTTATTTACTATTAAGTCACTCTGTCGAAAAAGGTGTAAGGACTCATTGTTTAGTTATCCATAGGGTTCCAGGGTCCTAGTTGATGTCCTTTCCATTCAGAACCATCTTCCCAAATTTCCTTTTTCCAGATGGGGACCGTCTGTTTGAGTCTTTCAATGGCGTAGCGGCTTGCATCATAACAGTCGTTGCGATGAGGCGAGGAAACGGCAATGACAACACTAATCTCTGCCACATCCACTTTGCCGATGCGATGACTGATTGCGCACAGTACACCGGGCCAGCGATCGGAGATCTCCGTACCGATGGCTGCCATCTGAGAGAGAGCCATCGGCACATAGGCCTCGTATTCCAGATGAACGGTGCGCTGTTCACCGGTCATTTCGCGAGTCGTACCTACAAAAGTAAGAGCTGCACCGTGATTCGCGGTAATGACCAGCGCCGTTGTAGCTTCCACAGACAGGGCGGACTCGGTAATCAAAAATAATCCATCTTCAGTCCGATGCTCAGGAGAGGTAGAATGATGCTTTTCACCGGGCATATCCGTACCATCGCCTCCGGAGACGGGCGGAATCAAGGCAAGTTCGTCTTCTGACTTGAGTATCGTATCGGCAGGTGCGTACTGCT from Paenibacillus sp. FSL R5-0341 harbors:
- the sufC gene encoding Fe-S cluster assembly ATPase SufC; its protein translation is MATNFVIEGLKATIEGKEILKGINLEMKGGEIHAIMGPNGTGKSTLASALMGHPKYEVTDGTITLDGEDVLDMAVDERARAGLFLAMQYPSEIAGVTNSDFLRSAINARRGEGNEISLIKFIRQMEGKMKELDMNPEFAHRYLNEGFSGGEKKRNEILQMMLLDPKIVVLDEIDSGLDIDALKIVANGVNAMKSEDRGFLIITHYQRLLNYITPDYVHVMMQGRIVKSGGPELAHRLEAEGYDWVKEELGITDETVGQEA
- the sufD gene encoding Fe-S cluster assembly protein SufD, with the translated sequence MTTQTILPVESEALRALSESNNEPGWLTEQRLEALKLASGLALPKLEKQKIERWNVSEYGTYKASEAISSLTEVPASIKDLVQDQAEGSLVIQRNSGTVYSKVSADLAAKGVIFTDLATAVREHGDLVKPYLNTAVKADEHSLAALHAALWNGGVFLYVPKNVEIEVPLQAVLLTDDASATFAPHVLVVAEANSSVTYVDNYVSGELSAPVFHNGVVEVFAKSGAKVRFASVHQLSVNVTDVSFRRAVLENDASIEWIVGEMNNGDTASNTMTVLKGNGSSSDSKVIAVGSGSQKINYTTEARHFGKNTPSQMITRAVMREEASAIINGITKIEKGATKADGQQTEKVLMLSPKARGDANPILLIDEDDVTAGHAASVGQVNAEQIHYLMSRGINRTDAERLIIYGFLAPVVADIPLEALRTQLQSLIERKLGQ
- a CDS encoding cysteine desulfurase, coding for MNPSIREQFPILHQEINGHPLVYLDSAATSQKPHAVIEAVKHYYEYENSNVHRGVHTLGSRATDAYEGAREKVAKFINARRTQEIIFTRGTTTALNLVASSYARANCKEGDEIVITQMEHHSNLIPWQQVAKETGATLKYIPLQPDGHIELADVEKTITNNTKIVAIAYVSNVMGLIHPVKQIAEIAHRNGAVIVVDGAQSTPHMKVDVQDLDCDFYALSGHKMCGPTGIGALYGKKALLESMEPIEFGGEMIDDVGLYESNWKELPWKFEGGTPIIAGAVGLGAAIDFLEQIGMDEIAHHESVLAAYATERLSEIDGLTIYGPAKRHVGVVTFNLGDVHPHDVATVLDASGVAIRAGHHCCQPLMRWLEVSSTARASFYLYNNEQDVDRLVSALIQTKEYFGDAT
- the sufU gene encoding Fe-S cluster assembly sulfur transfer protein SufU, translated to MQLDDLYRRVIMDHYKNPRNRGTFDNDAVTVNLNNPTCGDRISLQILLKDGIVQEAKYTGEGCSISMSSASMMTEAVKGKTMEQALDIANRFSSLMKGEEVDFDDYEDLEALSGVNKFPARIKCATLAWNALRKGIDEENKVQ
- the sufB gene encoding Fe-S cluster assembly protein SufB translates to MAKKAPEMEEYKYGFRDEHKSIFQTGKGLTAEVVTEISKIKNEPDWMLEFRLKSLKQFEKMPMPKWGGDLDGLDFNEIQYYVRASEKQGKTWEEVPSEIKETFDKLGIPEAEQKFLAGVSAQYESEVVYHNMQKELEDQGVIFMDTDTALREHPEILREYFATVIPPADNKFAALNSAVWSGGSFIYVPKGVKCEVPLQAYFRINSENMGQFERTLIIADEDSFVHYVEGCTAPIYSTNSLHSAVVEIVCKKNARVRYTTIQNWAPNIYNLVTKRAVAEENATMEWVDGNIGSKLTMKYPAVVLKGRGAKGSVLSIAVAGKNQHQDAGAKMIHLAPDTTSTIVSKSISKHGGKVTYRGLASFGRQAEGAKSNIKCDTLILDNESTSDTIPYNEIMNDNIMLEHEATVSKVSEDQLFYLMSRGLTDAEATQMIIMGFIEPFTKELPMEYAVEMNRLIKFEMEGSIG
- a CDS encoding jacalin-like lectin, which codes for MRRSIVKKGASLVLSAVVAFTISPLFSPTASAAEGGTVTGSFNVLSYNVGGLPDLVSSSNPKEYTVQISPKLNDYDIINVQEDFNYHNELISQVTLPYLTKTSGIAGFGSGLNSLSKYPFHDLKRITWDKRSGLFDNGSDELTPKGFTAVTYEIAPQVKVDVYNLHADAGGDDKSLEARRDNIRQLSNYIKEHSDGNAVIVFGDTNARYTRAADNIELLMSENGLRDPWIDLIRGGSIPADGDALMDATHLNGPNYEIVDKILYRGSKALSLNAQSYRLENQTFVDPSGKQLSDHYPITAEFVYSTSPKYQLSSTIGGSGGTGFNDLNQIPDAIPSSVVLNSGNRVDGISTLYGDGTNLTHGGQSNIATLNLADGEYLTQATIGQGTRNGDKRIFFVELSTNLGNKIEGGQKTSDEIKLEAPAGWYIAGFYGRAGQELDQLGVIYRPLN
- a CDS encoding M23 family metallopeptidase, with the translated sequence MSVNPFEGYRITSSFGYRIHPIHGGQTFHRGIDLVTEPWNGPVYAFMEGRVRFASEGVTGSGFGGYGLTVALQDHRGYLHCYAHLSRIAVTVGQRVKRGQLIGNQGSTGQSTGPHVHYEIRKTSAPSYGYTASEDGVTEPGAYLQAEYGTASQEQEAPPMTTEQKRMFEAMQKTLEIQGGWIQQQKQLSNMACPTWAQEAFDYYRPYIMNDTGSYEFWRLLVIMYRKEKGIQVHSDSDI
- a CDS encoding HD-GYP domain-containing protein; this translates as MRVHVTDLKPGDLLKNDVYNSSGLHMLMKGSTLSEDDLSKLLQHGIDYADVEHTTSDLHSDEQTLPSDQTRLLTNLFNDTIKGTESLFQQAMEKGFIDETQVDEILITLTGQLEKQKDVVSLLLMLDGDSDYTYNHSLQVGMLAFYIAGWMGYNPEECLTVAKAGYLHDIGKSKIPSEMLHKPGKLTTEEFDEMKKHTFYGYDIIKESTQDEILATVALQHHEREDGSGYPHGLRGDEIHPYARITAVADVYSAMTTNRVYQTKQELISVLCELYSLSFGQLNGEATQELIKHMLPNFIGKRVLLTTGQTGLIVMNNPADYFRPLVQTSTAFIDLAKERDIAIVEIYVQ
- a CDS encoding molybdenum cofactor biosynthesis protein MoaE, producing the protein MKFTIQLFAGIAERLNTSLLEFEYTGDTPTAADIKEKLSLDYPEAASQIRTSFLAVNQQYAPADTILKSEDELALIPPVSGGDGTDMPGEKHHSTSPEHRTEDGLFLITESALSVEATTALVITANHGAALTFVGTTREMTGEQRTVHLEYEAYVPMALSQMAAIGTEISDRWPGVLCAISHRIGKVDVAEISVVIAVSSPHRNDCYDASRYAIERLKQTVPIWKKEIWEDGSEWKGHQLGPWNPMDN